The following coding sequences are from one Prosthecobacter vanneervenii window:
- a CDS encoding NIPSNAP family protein — translation MTRLTFLALALFSLVAPLLHAADSPVYELRIYTCNEGKLDALLARFRDHTCKLFEKHGMKNIGYWVPVDEENGSKTTLIYVLEHKSRDAAKESFKAFGADPEWQAARKASEEGGKILAKAPESIFMTPTDYSPPVAITKAGKPRVFEMRTYTCNDGKLDALNARFRDHTCKLFEKHGMTNLAYWTPTDADKGAGKKLIYILAHDSKEAGLASFTAFRADPDWVKAKAASEAANGGSLTIMPQSEGVKSVYMKATDFSPIQ, via the coding sequence ATGACCCGCCTCACCTTCCTCGCCCTCGCTCTCTTCAGTCTCGTCGCCCCGCTCCTCCACGCCGCAGACTCTCCGGTGTATGAACTCCGCATCTACACCTGCAACGAAGGCAAGCTTGATGCCCTCCTCGCCCGCTTCCGCGACCACACCTGCAAGCTCTTCGAAAAGCATGGCATGAAAAACATCGGCTACTGGGTGCCGGTGGATGAGGAAAACGGCTCCAAGACCACCCTCATCTACGTGTTGGAGCACAAAAGCCGTGATGCCGCCAAGGAGAGCTTCAAAGCCTTTGGCGCAGACCCCGAATGGCAGGCGGCACGGAAGGCCAGCGAGGAAGGCGGCAAGATCCTGGCCAAGGCACCGGAGTCCATCTTCATGACCCCCACGGACTACTCCCCGCCGGTGGCCATCACCAAAGCCGGCAAGCCGCGTGTCTTTGAAATGCGCACCTACACCTGCAACGACGGCAAGCTCGACGCGCTCAATGCCCGCTTCCGCGACCATACCTGCAAGCTCTTCGAGAAGCACGGCATGACCAACCTCGCCTACTGGACGCCCACCGATGCCGACAAGGGCGCTGGCAAAAAGCTCATCTACATCCTGGCCCACGACAGCAAGGAGGCCGGCCTGGCTTCCTTCACCGCCTTCCGCGCCGACCCCGATTGGGTCAAGGCCAAGGCCGCCAGCGAAGCCGCCAACGGCGGCTCCCTGACCATCATGCCGCAGTCCGAAGGCGTGAAGAGCGTCTATATGAAGGCCACGGATTTCTCGCCGATTCAGTAA
- a CDS encoding 3D domain-containing protein: MNPTILLCFAAMCVSAAAEEVVKSSSSTTTPAGTPGQVIAGVKTTAYTHDEGDHIEYGARTAAGTPLRHGQIRSAAADWSIYPVGTVFQIKGDPSLYVVDDYGSALVGTRTIDLYKPTQGMMHSWGTRHVTIHVLKWGSFSRSLAILKPRAYKAWHVREMVARIQSRPA; the protein is encoded by the coding sequence TTGAATCCAACCATCCTTCTGTGCTTTGCTGCCATGTGCGTTTCCGCTGCTGCGGAAGAAGTAGTTAAAAGCTCCTCCTCAACCACAACCCCAGCTGGCACTCCAGGCCAGGTCATCGCAGGCGTCAAAACCACCGCCTACACCCACGACGAAGGCGACCACATCGAATACGGCGCGCGCACTGCCGCCGGCACCCCGCTCAGGCATGGGCAGATCCGCAGCGCCGCTGCAGACTGGTCCATCTACCCGGTGGGCACGGTGTTTCAGATCAAGGGAGACCCCTCCCTCTACGTCGTGGATGACTACGGTTCCGCCCTCGTGGGCACCCGCACCATCGACCTCTACAAGCCCACCCAGGGCATGATGCACAGCTGGGGCACCCGCCACGTGACCATCCACGTGCTCAAGTGGGGTTCCTTCTCACGCAGCCTCGCCATTCTGAAGCCTCGTGCCTACAAAGCCTGGCACGTGCGCGAGATGGTGGCCCGCATCCAGAGCCGCCCGGCATAA
- a CDS encoding SBBP repeat-containing protein gives MISLRTLCLALFATSLHAATPTFEWVAGGGGAKSDKTRAVTFDREGNVFMAGETTDDGTFGDQKRTGLGSTDFFLTKLSKDGKFLWVRSLGGSLVDRGYGVACDAAGNAYVTGHYQSTDAQANGQTLPNAGDYDVFIAKYDTKGALIWIKTAGGKGYDYGHGIVVDSKGDIVVTGSVAGESKFGDTIVNAGSTTRPIFCAKYDAAGNLKWVKTTGGKFSGSGHGLGVDGTDSLYIGGSGGGEGAMDGVTLQSKAQAGIVLKLTPEGTAVWAAFLPGVPSAGFHEIAVDTAGRTWCAGMFKGVLNGGPVHSTGDKDNDGVLAHFSPEGKLLWSHVLQGPATDYCLGVATDNTGRCFVTGEFSETATFVGQTLKTQGATDIFTAAFDEKGGLEWLLPTGGAKGDNAYCMAWHPSGRLIFSGACVAPATFGSQTMTSPGGAEAYGAVLLLK, from the coding sequence ATGATCTCGCTCCGCACGCTCTGCCTCGCCCTCTTTGCCACCTCCCTCCATGCCGCCACGCCCACCTTTGAATGGGTGGCCGGCGGCGGCGGGGCCAAGAGCGACAAGACCCGCGCCGTCACCTTTGACCGCGAGGGCAATGTCTTCATGGCCGGCGAGACCACGGACGACGGCACCTTCGGCGACCAGAAACGCACCGGCCTGGGCAGCACGGATTTCTTTCTGACCAAGCTGTCAAAGGACGGCAAGTTCCTCTGGGTCCGCAGCCTCGGCGGCAGCCTGGTGGACCGCGGCTACGGCGTCGCCTGTGATGCCGCCGGGAACGCCTACGTCACCGGCCACTATCAGAGCACCGACGCCCAGGCCAATGGCCAGACCCTGCCCAATGCCGGCGACTACGATGTCTTCATTGCCAAATACGACACAAAAGGAGCGCTTATTTGGATCAAAACCGCCGGCGGAAAAGGCTACGATTACGGCCACGGCATCGTCGTCGATTCCAAGGGAGACATCGTCGTGACCGGCTCAGTGGCCGGGGAGTCGAAGTTTGGAGACACTATCGTCAATGCTGGGAGCACCACCCGCCCCATCTTCTGCGCCAAGTATGACGCCGCAGGAAATCTGAAGTGGGTGAAGACCACAGGCGGCAAGTTTTCCGGCAGCGGTCATGGCCTGGGCGTCGATGGCACAGACTCTCTATATATAGGAGGCAGCGGCGGCGGCGAGGGAGCCATGGATGGCGTGACGCTGCAATCAAAGGCACAGGCTGGCATCGTACTGAAGCTCACCCCCGAGGGCACAGCCGTCTGGGCCGCCTTCCTGCCGGGAGTACCGAGTGCAGGCTTCCACGAGATCGCCGTGGACACCGCAGGCCGCACCTGGTGCGCAGGCATGTTTAAAGGCGTGCTCAACGGCGGCCCCGTACACTCCACCGGAGACAAGGACAACGACGGTGTGCTCGCCCACTTCAGCCCTGAGGGCAAACTCCTCTGGAGCCACGTCCTGCAAGGCCCTGCAACTGACTACTGCCTCGGCGTAGCCACGGACAACACCGGCCGCTGCTTCGTCACGGGCGAGTTTTCAGAGACCGCCACCTTTGTCGGGCAGACACTCAAGACCCAGGGCGCCACAGACATTTTTACCGCTGCTTTTGACGAAAAAGGCGGCCTCGAATGGCTCCTGCCGACCGGCGGAGCCAAGGGGGACAACGCCTACTGCATGGCCTGGCACCCCTCCGGAAGGCTGATTTTTTCGGGTGCCTGTGTCGCACCTGCGACATTCGGCAGCCAGACTATGACCTCTCCCGGCGGAGCGGAGGCTTACGGGGCGGTTTTGCTTTTAAAGTGA